The following proteins come from a genomic window of Saccharicrinis carchari:
- a CDS encoding S1 family peptidase, which yields MKIKYRLLLVCMVFIYSASYSQVAQMVQDQVIESQLLKAALDLKARGDYVKPQELESQVKSRVGKLKLNSAVGASANKIEDYYEVQKNKTLIIARLWNQPDGQSNILYKSCAFPITSDGVCVTNHHVFRLHPEKMEDILYIVMDYEGNVYEIEEVLTGSYQDDMAVFKLKGEPKMSPVAIGREPKVGDKVKLVSHPAGSYYYYSQGYITRSYWYADNKSKRMSMTADFSLGSSGAPICDINGNLVGVVANTYYLPMGQNPQIIVKEFSPVSNLFKLIGID from the coding sequence ATGAAGATAAAATACAGATTACTCCTGGTTTGTATGGTTTTTATTTACAGTGCCTCCTATAGTCAGGTCGCTCAAATGGTACAAGACCAGGTAATTGAATCGCAACTGCTAAAGGCTGCTCTTGATCTAAAAGCTAGGGGGGATTATGTAAAACCTCAGGAGCTGGAATCGCAGGTTAAATCAAGAGTTGGTAAGTTAAAACTAAATAGTGCTGTTGGGGCAAGTGCCAACAAAATAGAGGACTATTATGAGGTACAAAAGAACAAAACCTTAATTATTGCTCGATTATGGAATCAGCCGGATGGGCAAAGCAATATTTTATATAAAAGCTGCGCTTTCCCAATCACTAGCGATGGGGTCTGCGTGACTAACCATCATGTTTTTCGTCTTCATCCCGAAAAAATGGAGGATATACTATATATCGTAATGGACTATGAAGGGAATGTATATGAAATAGAAGAGGTGTTGACCGGTAGTTATCAGGACGACATGGCTGTGTTTAAATTAAAAGGTGAGCCCAAAATGAGTCCTGTTGCAATAGGCCGGGAGCCAAAGGTTGGCGATAAGGTTAAACTGGTCAGTCACCCGGCAGGTAGTTATTATTATTATAGCCAAGGTTATATCACACGTAGCTACTGGTATGCCGATAATAAAAGTAAACGGATGAGCATGACGGCAGATTTTTCATTGGGAAGTAGTGGTGCTCCAATTTGCGATATCAATGGAAATTTAGTAGGAGTTGTAGCCAATACTTACTACCTGCCAATGGGGCAAAACCCTCAAATTATCGTCAAAGAGTTTAGTCCGGTAAGTAATCTTTTTAAGTTGATAGGAATAGACTAA